A window from Plectropomus leopardus isolate mb chromosome 3, YSFRI_Pleo_2.0, whole genome shotgun sequence encodes these proteins:
- the ndnf gene encoding protein NDNF — protein sequence MRQCKGWTVVLLVMLGLGVLAQKLPTRDEGLFQMQIRDKSLFHDSSVIPDGAEISGYLFRDTPKRYYFVVEEDNTPLSVTVTPCDAPLEWKLTLQELPEEASGEGSGEPEPLDQQKQQVTVDEGTELFTYKGNDVEAYVATSTPSGLYQLELLSTEKDSNFKVYATTTPESDQPYPELPYDPRVDVTALGRTTVTLAWKPTPTGSLMGQPVQYCVVINKEHNFKSMCAAEAKMVVDDAFMLAPKPGRDFSPFDFAHFGFVPSDNAFGKDRGLTSNKISRAYAVKPRASDIQKVCIGNKNIFTVSDLKPDTQYYFDVFAVNSATNTSTAYVGTFARTKEEARQKTVELKDGKVSDVFIKRKGSKFLRFAPVSSHQRVTLFVHTCLDAVQVQVRRDGKLLLSQNVEGVRQFQLRGKPKAKYLIRLRGSRKGASTLKVLATTRPSSKQPFPSLPEDTRIKAFDKLRTCSSATVAWLGTQDRNKYCIYRKEVADNYGEEQRRREQNQCAGPETRRKSEKVLCKYFHSPNLQKAVTTETITGLEPGKTYLLDVYVVGHSGHSVKYQSKLVKTRKYC from the exons aTGAGGCAGTGTAAAGGTTGGactgtggtgctgctggtgaTGTTGGGGCTCGGAGTTTTGGCCCAGAAGCTGCCCACGAGAGACGAAGGCCTCTTTCAAATGCAGATCAGAGACAAGTCGCTGTTCCATGACTCCTCTGTCATCCCAGACGGAGCTGAGATCAGTGGCTACCTGTTCAGGGACACACCCAAAAG GTACTACTTTGTGGTGGAAGAAGACAACACACCCCTGTCTGTGACCGTGACACCTTGCGACGCTCCTCTGGAGTGGAAACTGACTCTGCAGGAGCTGCCAGAAGAGGCCAGCGGAGAGGGATCAG GAGAGCCTGAACCTCTGGACCAGCAGAAACAGCAGGTGACCGTAGACGAGGGGACGGAGCTCTTCACCTACAAGGGTAACGATGTGGAGGCGTATGTGGCCACCAGCACGCCATCTGGACTCTACCAGCTGGAGCTGCTGTCCACCGAGAAAGACAGCAACTTCAAGGTGTATGCCACCACGACTCCAGAGTCCGACCAGCCCTACCCGGAGCTGCCTTACGACCCTCGTGTGGATGTGACCGCGCTGGGCCGCACCACTGTCACCTTGGCCTGGAAACCGACCCCAACTGGCTCTCTGATGGGCCAGCCTGTGCAGTATTGTGTCGTGATCAACAAAGAGCACAATTTCAAAAGCATGTGTGCTGCTGAGGCTAAGATGGTTGTCGACGATGCCTTCATGCTGGCTCCGAAACCTGGCAGAGACTTCAGCCCATTTGACTTTGCCCACTTTGGCTTTGTGCCCTCTGACAACGCTTTTGGAAAGGACCGAGGCCTCACAAGTAACAAGATCTCCCGGGCGTACGCAGTCAAGCCCAGAGCATCAGACATTCAGAAGGTGTGCATtggcaataaaaacattttcacagtgtCAGACCTGAAGCCGGACACACAGTACTACTTTGACGTGTTTGCTGTGAATTCTGCAACCAACACCAGCACAGCGTACGTGGGAACATTCGCCCGCACTAAAGAGGAAGCTCGCCAGAAGACGGTGGAGCTGAAGGACGGCAAAGTATCGGATGTTTTCATCAAGAGAAAGGGCAGCAAGTTTCTACGCTTTGCTCCTGTGTCGTCCCATCAGAGGGTCACTCTGTTTGTCCACACGTGTCTGGACGCCGTGCAGGTGCAAGTGCGGCGCGACGGAAAGCTGCTTCTGTCCCAGAACGTTGAGGGAGTACGGCAGTTCCAGTTGCGAGGAAAGCCAAAAGCCAAGTACCTGATCCGTTTGCGAGGCAGCAGGAAAGGGGCCTCGACTTTGAAGGTGCTCGCTACCACACGACCCAGCAGCAAGCAGCCTTTCCCGTCACTTCCAGAGGATACGCGTATAAAAGCCTTCGACAAGCTGCGCACCTGCTCCTCCGCCACCGTGGCCTGGCTTGGCACGCAGGACCGCAACAAATACTGCATCTACCGCAAAGAGGTAGCTGACAATTACGGCGAGGAGCAGCGACGCCGGGAACAAAACCAGTGCGCTGGGCCAGAGACCCGCAGGAAGTCAGAAAAGGTCCTGTGCAAGTATTTCCACAGCCCAAACCTGCAGAAAGCTGTGACCACAGAGACCATCACAGGTCTGGAGCCGGGCAAGACCTACCTGCTGGACGTTTACGTGGTGGGACACAGTGGTCACTCAGTGAAATACCAGAGCAAACTGGTGAAAACAAGGAAATACTGCTAA